From a region of the Odontesthes bonariensis isolate fOdoBon6 chromosome 4, fOdoBon6.hap1, whole genome shotgun sequence genome:
- the LOC142378127 gene encoding serine/threonine-protein kinase pim-2-like, with amino-acid sequence MVEGISDTRNPAYNTMDDAKALRNKRKPSCDKEPPKKKMRGDCETNSSFLITSKSDGSRVRGSKRKADLAKENPNKKIWGSKVSRDPNIIVMDSGNERKIKSSIHSPSHVKKLYDMPFPAKTSRAEFEARYIEIFIIGKGGCGSVYAGYSRTEAVPVAIKHLPKERVCCTQKVSDYISSHDVDKLSAEVALMVKAAGGVESSGRCAAITLLDHFDLEDEVILVMERPVPCVDLHTYRRRKGGYLEEADAMVIFRQIVDAAFEMHSNGVFHRDIKVDNILITTESDVPRVRVIYFGCGCLVSEEPYRRYSGTRLYAPPEYFLKGEYRAAPTTVWQLGALLYELLDHQEPFSTPTYYYGWNEVNWSLSLDCLDFLQLCLNVDPEKRATLEQLQLHPWLRLSTHLHPRCLNV; translated from the exons ATGGTAGAAG GCATCTCTGATACCAGAAATCCAGCCTACAACACGATGGATGATGCCAAAGCGCTGAGGAACAAAAGGAAGCCCAGCTGTGATAAAGAGCccccaaagaaaaaaatgaggGGTGACTGTGAGACCAACAGCAGTTTCCTCATCACTTCTAAATCAGATGGTTCCAGGGTGAGAGGAAGCAAGAGGAAGGCTGACCTGGCTAAAGAAAACCCAAATAAAAAGATATGGGGTAGCAAAGTTTCACGTGACCCCAACATCATCGTGATGGATAGTGGCAATGAGAGGAAGATCAAGAGCAGCATTCATTCACCCTCACATGTGAAGAAACTGTATGACATGCCCTTCCCAGCGAAGACTAGTCGAG CTGAATTTGAAGCCAGGTATATAGAGATCTTCATCATCGGGAAAGGTGGTTGTGGGTCTGTGTATGCAGGCTACAGTAGAACAGAGGCTGTGCCA GTGGCCATCAAACACCTCCCAAAAGAAAGGGTTTGCTGCACACAAAAGGTAAGTGATTACATCAGT TCTCATGATGTGGATAAGCTCAGTGCAGAAGTCGCCCTCATGGTGAAAGCAGCAGGTGGAGTTGAGTCATCTGGAAGGTGTGCTGCTATAACTCTTTTGGACCACTTTGATCTAGAGGATGAAGTTATCCTGGTCATGGAAAGACCAGTCCCCTGCGTTGATCTGCACACGTACCGCAGGAGAAAAGGAGGCTATCTGGAGGAAGCTGATGCCATG GTCATCTTCAGGCAGATAGTGGATGCTGCCTTTGAAATGCACTCAAATGGAGTCTTTCACAGAGACATCAAGGTAGACAACATCCTCATCACAACAGAATCTGATGTCCCACGTGTCCGAGTCATTTATTTTGGCTGTGGCTGTTTAGTGAGTGAGGAACCGTACCGTAGATACAGTG GAACTCGCCTCTATGCACCTCCAGAGTACTTCCTGAAGGGAGAGTACCGGGCTGCTCCCACCACAGTGTGGCAGCTGGGAGCACTGCTGTACGAACTGCTGGATCATCAGGAGCCATTTTCTACTCCAACGTACTACTACGGGTGGAATGAAGTCAACTGGAGTCTATCACTGG ACTGCCTGGATTTCTTGCAGCTGTGTCTGAACGTAGACCCTGAGAAACGGGCTACACTAGAGCAGCTACAGCTCCATCCTTGGCTAAGACTCTCCACCCACCTGCATCCACGCTGCCTCAATGTTTAA